The genomic interval TGAACGCCAGGCCCGTCGCGGCGTACTGGTACGGCACCGAGTACGTGTTCCCCGGGTCGTACGCGGCGTTCAGGAAGCCGGGCGCGATGTTCTTCAGGTTCGGCAGCTGCGTCCGGTCCAGCGGTTGCAGGAGGCCAGCGCGGACCATTGTCTGCACCACATAGTTACTGGGCACGGCCAGGTCGTACTGGGCGCCGCCGCCCTGAAGCTTGGCGAGCATCGCTTCATTGCTCTCGTACGTGTCCAGGATGACGCGCACGCCGCTGTGTTTCTCGAAGGTCTTCACGAGGTCCGGGTCGATGTACTCCGACCAGATGAACACGCGCAGGGTGCGGCTGTCCCCGCGCGCGGCCGGCACGGCGGCAGAGATCCCGGCCGTGGGTTTCGGGACGCGGTAACAGCTGCCCAGCAGCGCAGCCCCCAGCAGCAGCGCGGCCGTGCGCTTCACGGGGCCCTCCGGGGGCGCAGCAGGGCGTTCGCGGCGATGACCGCCACCACCGTCACCAGCACCAGCAGGGCGCTCAGGGCGTTGATGTCCGGGGTGACGCCGCGTTTCACGTTCGTGTAGATCAGCACGGGCAGGGTTCTGAACCCCGATCCGCTCGTGAAGTACGTCACCACGAAATCGTCCAGCGACAGCGTGAAGGCCAGCAGCGCTCCCGCCAGGACGCCCGGCATGGCCAGTGGCAGGATCACCTTGGAAAAGGACTGCCAGCCGCTGGCCCCCAGGTCCCGGGCGGCTTCCTCCAGTTCCGGGCCGTACCCGGCGAGGCGCGAGCGGACCGTGAGGGCCACGTAACTGATCTGGAACGTCACGTGCGCGAGCAGGACCGTCCAGAAGCCGTTGTCGAAGGTCCAGCCGGCGCGTTCCAGGCCGGCCCGGACGAATGCGTAGAACATCAGGAGGCTCACGCCCATCACCACGTCCGGAATCACGATGGGCAGCACCAGCAGGCCGGTCAGCGCGGCGCGCAGGTGGATGGTGTAGCGCCACAGGCCCAGCCCGACCAGGGTGCCCAGCACCGTGCTGATCAGCGTGCTGACCACCGCGACGTTCAGGGTGTGCGTCAGCGCCTCGCGCACGTCCGCGCGGGCGAACAGCACGGCGTACCAGCGGGTCGTGAAACCAGCCCAGGTCGCGCCGAAGCGGGAATCGTTGAAGGAAAAGACGATCAGCACCACGATCGGCAGGTACAGGAACAGGTACACCAGCGCCGCCCATGCGCCCAGCAGAGGGTGGGTGCGGCCGGTCATCCGAGTTCCTCCAGGCCTTTATGCCCGGCGGCGCGGGCGTACGCCCACAGGCCCAGCAGCACCACGCCCATCAGCAGGAAACTCAGGGCGCTGCCGTACGGCCAGTCGCCGGCCTGGCCGAACTGGTTCTGAATCAGATTCCCGACAAGCGCCGCGCGGGCGCCTCCCAGAAGGTCACTGACCACGAAAGTCCCCAGCGCCGGAATGAAGGTCAGCAGCACGCCAGCCACCAGCCCGGGCAGGGTCTGCGGGAACACGGCGCTCAGGAAGGCCCGGGCGGGCGGCGCACCCAGGTCCTGCGCGGCCTCGTGCAGCCGCCAGTCGATCTTCTCCACGCTGGCGTACGCAGGCAGCACGAAAAACGGCACGAACGCGTACACCATGCCCAACATTGTCGCGCTCAGGCTGGGCACCAGGTCGAAGGGCCGCAGGATGAGAATCCAGGCGTACACGCGAATCAGGAAGTTCGTCCAGAAAGGAATGATCAGCAGCAGCAGCAGCAGGTTCCTGCGGCGCTCGTCCTGCCGGGCGATGAAGAACGCCAGGGGGTAGCCCAGCAGCGCGCACAGGCCCGAGGTGAGGGCCGCCACCCACACGCTGCGCCACAGGACGCGCAGGTTGTCGCCCGTCCACTCCTGAAACAGGGCGTCGTACCCGAAGACGCGCTGCCAGGATTCCAGGGTCCAGGGGGCGCCCACCTGCGCGAGGTCCGTGCGGGTCAGCACGGAGTAGGTCAGCATGACCGCGGCGGGCAGCACCAGGAACGCGGTAAGCCACAGCACGCCCGGTCCGAGCGTGGCAAAAAACCGCCGGACGGTCAGCATGGGCGCCCCCGCTGGTCCGGATGGCGGCGGCGGACACTCCGGCCTGAGGGCGGGTTCACGCGTCCTCCAGCACCACAAGGTTGTCCGGCGGGAGGTACAGCGTGACGTCCTCTTCGTAGTCGAAGTCCTCATCTGCGCCGATATCGGCGTTCAGCTGAAACACCACGAGTTGCTGACCGCCGGCCTGCAGCAGGTACTGGTTCTCGGCGCCCGTGTACACGATGTCGTCCACACGGGCGCGGATCTCGTTGCCTTCGGTGCCCTCGTCGCGCTCCATGCGCAGTTTCTCGGGCCGGACGGACAGGGTCACGCGCTGCCCGGCGCGCAGGCCTGCGCCGTGCGCGGTGCGCAGCGGGCCATGCGCGGTCTGCACGGTGGCGTGCCGCCCCTGAACATTCAGGACGGTGCCTTCGATCAGGTTGCTGCTGCCCAGGAAATTCGCGACGAACGCCGTGCGGGGCCGCTCGTAGAGGTCCTCGGCGCGGCCCAGCTGCTCCAGGCGTCCGCCGTTCATCACGGCGATCCGGTCACTCATGACCAGCGCTTCTTCCTGGTCGTGCGTGACGAACACAAAGGTGATGCCCAGCGTCTCCTGCAGGTGCGCAAGTTCCACCTGCAGCTCCTTGCGGAGTTTCAGGTCCAGCGCGCTGAGCGGCTCGTCGAGGAGCAGCACCTGAGGTTCGTTCACGATGGCGCGCGCCAGGGCCACCCGTTGCCGCTGCCCGCCGCTGAGCTGGTCCGGGCGGCGCGTGGCGAACTGCGCGATACGCACGCGCTCCAGGGCCGTCATGACCCGTTCGCGGGCCTGCGGGGCCGGCACGCCTTTCATGCGCAGGCCGAACGCGACGTTGTCCTGGACGGTCATGTGCGGAAACAGGGCGTAGCTCTGAAAGACCGTGTTCACGTCCCGGCGGTGCGGCGGAACGCCCCGCATGTCGCGTCCCGCGATGCGGACTTCACCGGCATCGGGGTGTTCGAAGCCCGCCAGGATGCGCAGCAGCGTGGTCTTCCCGCACCCGGACGGGCCCAGCAGGCTGAAGAATTCGCCGCGCCGCACGTCAAGATCGATGCTGTCCAGCACGACTGAGGGCGCGCCGTGCGCGCCACCACGGTAGCTTTTGCGCAGGCCCGTGACGCTGACGGCCGCGTCAGCGGCGAGGTCCCGCACGCGGCGGCCCCTGAATGTCACGCCGGTGATGGCGCGCCTCCCCCCGACTGAACAGAATGCATGACCGAGATTGTAAGGAACCGTCCGCCTTTCGTGGGACGCCCGCACGCGGCGCGCTGAACTAGGGTGCGTGGCGAGAACGCCTGAAGCTGTGGAGGTGGCCCCTGTGGACCTGGAAGCGATTGTTGTGCCTGCCCTGCTGTTCGGCAGCGTGTTCGGTTTTCCGCTCATGCGCCGGCAGATGATTCACCGTCACCAGATGGAACGCGAAACGCTGCTTCGTCAGCTGCCACCCCCCGCCCCGACGCCGCCTGCGGCCCTGCCAGCCGCTCTCCCCACGCTGGCCGCCATGGATGACGCCCCGGCACTGGCACTGCAGCTGCCCGAACCGCACCGCCTGTACGCGCTGGCGCTGCTGTGCCGCCTGCAGGACGCCCCGGCGCCGGCAGATTCGCGCTCGCGTGCGCTGCTCGCGCAGATCCGCGGGGAGTACCTGCGGGAGACGCTGCGCGCGTACCTGAATCTCACGCCAGGCGGCCGGGCGCAGCTGCGCCTTCAGGGCCAGGATCCGGAGGAACTGCTGCGCGCGCAGCTGCAGCGCCTGAATGACGGGGTGGCGGACGTCCTGCGGCACGATCACGGCGCTGCAGACCGGCTGCTCACGCAGGCGCATTTCCTCCGGGAGCGCTTTCAGGAAGTGCCGGAGCAGCCTCTGCGCTAAGGCAGGCGCTGGCCCGCTGCCTCTTCATGTTGCTGGCGGCCCCCCGGGTCAGGGCGCTGTGAGGCTGCGCGCCGTACGGTACCCCCGAAAGGATGTGCCGCCCCATGCCGACCCTCAGTCTGACCGCCCTGCTCTCTACGGCCTTCGCGGCGATCTTTCTGCTGTTCGGTCTGCTCGAAACGTACCTGAACACCCGGGCGGCCACGCAGCAGCTTCAGGCGAAAGTGGGCCAGTCGCTGGGGCAGTTCGCGTACGAGATGACCGACAAGCTCGACCGCGGGATGTTCGAACGCGCCCGGGACCTGGAGATCCTCAGCGCGCTGGGAGACGTTCAGAATGTCCGCGCTGGGGGCGACCAGACGCGGACGCTGCTGGACCGGCTGAAGAGCACCTTTCCCAGTTACGCCTGGATTGGCCTGGCCGACCCGCAGGGCAAGGTGCTCGTCAGTACCGGCGGGCTGCTCGAAGGGCAGAGTGTCGCCACCCGCCCGTGGTTTCAGGGGGCCCTCAAAGGCCCCTTCGCGGGCGACGTTCACGAGGCGAAACTCCTGGCGGGACTGCTGCCCCGCGAGGGCAGCGAACCGCTGCGGTTCGTGGACGTCGCCACGCCGGTCCATAACGCTCAGGGCCGCGTGACCGGCGTACTCGGCGCGCACCTCAGCTGGACCTGGGCGCAGGAAGTGCGCGAATCCCTGCTGCAGCCGGTGCAGGACCGCGAGCAGTTCGAGGTGTTCATCGTTGACCGTCAGGGCGTGGTCCTGCTGGGTCCGCCGGACCTGCAGGGTCAGGCCCTGCCCGCGGCGCTGCTGGAGCGCTTTCCGGTCAGCGGGTACGCCGTGGAACGCTGGCCGGACGGCCGGATGTACGTCACGGGCAGCAGCCGCAGCCGCGGGTACCGCACGTACACCGGCCTGGAATGGCGCGTGATAGTCCGGCAGGACACGCAGGTGGCCTTCGCAGGGGTCGGCGCCTTCCGCCGGACCTCCATTCTTCTGAACGTCAGCCTGAGCGTGCTGTTCGCGGCGCTGGGCCTCGTCCTGGCGCACTTTATCGCGCGGCCGCTGCGGCGGCTGAGGGCCGCGGCGCACGCCATTGAGGCCGGTGTGCTGAACGCCGAACTGCCGCCGGTGACCGCGTACGCCGAGGCCCGCACCCTCTCGCTCGCCCTGCAGCGTCTGCTGGAGCACCTGAAACGCAACGAGCGGGACCTGGAACGGCGGATTCTGGACCGCACGGACGCCCTGCACCGCCGCACGCAGGAGGCCGAGACGCTGTCGGCCCTGAGTGTTCTGTCCACGCAGCACCAGGACGCCGCGCAGCTCACCGCGGCGCTGGCGCCCCTGACGGCGCAGGCCTGCGCCCTGGATCTGGTCGCGTGGGCCACCGTGGACGGCGACACCGTGACGCTGCGCGTGCTCACCGAACAAAACGGCGCTCCGGCGTTCCCTGAGGCCGCCCGGTCGGAATCTGCCGAACGCAGCCTTCATTCCGTGGCCTCGGCGCTGGGTCAGCCGCTGTACGTCGAGGCGTACGCGCAACAGGTCCAGGCCCTGCCCGCTGCCGTTGCGTGGGGGGTACGGAGCGCCGCCTACATCCCGGTGTGCGGCCCGAACGGCGAGCGGACTGTGCTGTTCGCAGCCCGCTGCACCGACCGGCCGTGGACCGACGCGGACCGGCGGGTACTGGAGGCCGCGGCCCGCAGCGTGCAGATCAGCCAGGAGCGGCGCGCGTCCCTGCTGGAACTGGAGTTCGCGGCGCTGCACGACCGCCTGACGGGCCTGGGCAACCGCCGGGCCTTCGATCAGAATCTGGATCAGGCGGTCAGTGCCAGCAAACGCCACCAGGGCACGTTCGGCGTCATGGTCATTGACCTTGACGGGCTGAAGGGCGTGAATGACCACGAAGGGCACGAGCGCGGCGACGCGCTGCTGCGCGAGTTTGCCGGAGCGCTGCGCACCGCGTTCCGCAATGAGGACCGCATCTTCCGGCTGGGCGGCGACGAATATGCCGTGCTGCTCGACCGCGCCACGGTTTCAGGAGCGCGCACGGTACTCGAGCGCGTGCGGGCCGCCGTGCGCCTGACCCGTCAGGCTGGCTTTTCTCAGATGGACGCCAGCGCCGGCATCGCCTTCTTCCCGGAAGATGCCTGGGAGGCTCCGGCCCTGACGCGCCTGGCCGACGAACGGATGTACGAGGAGAAGCATGACCACCGGGCGTTGCGGCAGCACACGACCCTGACCACCCCAGGGGAGCCCACACCGACACCTGCCCTGGACTCCTGACCAGCACTTTCTTCATCTTCAGCCCCCGTCCATCAGAAGATGGCGGACGCAGATTTGCGTGTTCAGGGCGGAGAACACAGGGGCCGGGGTGCGTCCCCCGGCGTTCGGAACCATAGGGCACCATTAGGGAAAGTTCAGCTCCAGTCAGGTGAGGCGTGGCACCGTGGGCCCATGAAACACGTGCTCACCACCCTGACCCTGGCTGTTACCGCTGCTGTCGCCTCTGCCCAGACCGCTCCGCGCATCACGTCGCAGAGCATCATCGTGAACCCCGTGGTCTCGCCTCTGAAGGTCAGCGTGTGGACCGGAAAGGACACCACCGGCACGAAGACGCCAGCCTACGTCGCCGGGGACCGCATCACCCTGAATGTGAAGACCACCCAGGACGCGTACGTTTACCTGTTCAACGTGAACCACAAGGGCGAGATTGATCTGATCCTCCCCAACCGCTTCGCGACAGGCGCGAACTTCGTGAAGGCGAACACCACGAAGAGCTTCCCCAGCGCCGAGGACAAGTTCACGTTCGACATTGCCGGTCCGGCCGGGCTGAACAAGGTGCTCGCCCTGGCCAGCACGACCGAACTGGACCTGACGGACATCGCGCAGTTCAAAGCTGACCAGCAGACCGGTTTTGCGACCGTGACCGTCAAGGGCGGTCAGGCGGGGCTGGCCCAGGCGCTGTCCATTGTGGTGCAGCCGCTGAAGTCCCAGGAGTGGGTGACGGACGTCGCGCAGTACGAAATCTCCGCGAAGGTCGCCACGCCCCCGGTGCCGGTGATGACCACGACATCCACCTGGAAGGCGAGCTTCACCTCCGGCATGACGCTGGCGCGCGTGTATGACTTCTACGCGAACCAGCTGCGTGCCGAGGGGTACGTTCTGGAGGAGAAGGTGTCCAGCCAGCTTCAGGTGGTGGGGCGCTTCACCCTGACCGATAACGTGAAGGCCCGCCTGACCGTGAAACAGCGTGCCGCGGGACGCAACACCTTCGACGTGGTGCTCGTCCGCCAGGAGTAAGTTCCCCGGAACAGAACGACCCCAGGAACATCCTGGGGTCTTTTGTGCGTGTCAGGCGGTGAGGTCAGCCCCGGCGCGCCTCAGCTCTGGGGTTCAGACGGTCAGGACCTCATGCCCCCCGGAGGTGACGACGACAGTGTGCTCGAACTGGGCACTGGGGCTCTTGTCGGCCGTGATGACGGTCCAGCCGTCGGCCAGCAGGCGCGTTTCAGGGCGACCCAGGTTCACCATGGGCTCAATGGTGAACACCATGCCCGGCTGGAGTTTCAGCCCGGTGTACCGCGCCCCGTAGTGCAGCACGGTCGGTTCCTCGTGCAGGCGCCTGCCGATGCCGTGCCCGGTGTATTCCCGCACGACACCGTATCCGCGGCCTTCTGCCAGGGACTGGATAGCGTGCCCGAGGTCACCGAGGCGCGCGCCGGGCTTCACGAGTTCCAGCGCCCCATTCAGGGCGTCGCGGGTGGTGTCCACGAGCCCCTGCACTTCCGGGGTGACCTGCCCGACCGTGTACGTGTAGCAGGCGTCGCCGTAGTACCCGTCGAGAAGCACGCCGATATCCACGCCGATGATGTCACCGCTCTGCAGGATCCGCCCGTCGGGAATGCCGTGGCAGATCACTTCGTTCACGCTGGCGCAGATGGTGCCCGGGAACGGGTTGTTCTTCGGCCCGTACCCCAGGTAGGCGGGTGTGGCGCCGGCCCTGCGGATGTGCTCCTCGGCGATCCGGTCGAGGTCCTGCAGGGTCGCGCCGGGTTTCACGTGAGGGTCCAGCACGCGGAAGGTCTCGGCGACCAGCGCGCCCGCACGGCGCATGATCTCAATTTCACGGGCGGACTTCAGGGACACGCGGCTCATAGCGCATGAGGCTAACACGGGCCGCACATGTCCTGGTGGTCCGGGCGCACACTGGCCGTCAGCGCCCGGCCGGCCGCGGGTGGCGCGGCGGCCTGCGCTGCTCTACGCTGCCGGGCATGGGCGAACGCCGGGTTGTGATCAGCGTGGATATGGAAGGCGTGTGCGGGGTGTCGAGCTGGGTGCAGGTGAGCCCACCGGAGTTCGGCGGGCTCGTGAACGCCGGCGAGTACGAGCGGGCGCGTGAGCGCATGACACTGGAGGCCGCGGCGGCCGCCCAGGGGGCGCTGGACGCGGGAGCCACGGACGTGCTCGTAAACGACAGCCACGACACGATGCGCAACCTCATTCCAGAGCTGCTGCCGGACGGCGTGCGCTTTACGTCCGGGAATGACAAGCCGCTGAGCATGGTGCAGGGCGTGCAGGAGCCCGGTGTGGTGGGGCTCCTGTTCGTCGGGTACCACGCGCGCGCAGGCAGCATGCGCGGGCCACTGGCCCACACCTGGAACGGGTTCATCCGGGACGTGCGGGTCAACAGTGTCAGCACCGGCGAGTACGGCCTGAATGCCCTGGTGGCCGGGCACTACGGCGTCCCGGTCCTGTTTGCCAGTGGGGATGACGTGGCCCTGCAGGAAATCAGGGTGGAGCTCGGCGAGGCCGTGGTGACGGTCGCGGTGAAAGAAGGCCTGAGTGCCTTTGCCGCCGCGCACCTGCACCCGCGTGAAGCGCAGCGCCGCATCCGTGAGGGTGCGCGCCGCGCAGTGGAGGGCGCCTTCAGCGCGCAGCCGTACGCCACGCGCTGGCCGGCCCACGCGCACCTGAGTTTCAATCATCAGGCGCGGGCGGATGCGTGCGAGCGGGTGCCGGGCGTGACCCGGGTGGATGCCGTGACGGTCGGGTGGGAGAGCCCGGACGCCTACCACCTGTTCCAGACGTTCCGGATGCTGGCGAAGGTAGGCGAGGTCCGCCTTGACGGCTAGGGCGCGCAGGAGAGGAGGTCAGATGAACCTCTGCGCGACCCACCGTGGGCTGTGAAGCGATGAACGTTATTGTTGCTCCTGATGACCGCGCTGCCCTGTGGGCCGCTCTTCCGGCCCTGCCTGTCACCTGGGCCTGGGATGAGCTCCCTGAAGAGGGCGTCACGCTCCCCGGCAGTCTGAGTTTCGAAGCCCTCGAGGTTGCTGAAGACACCTTCTGCCTGTACATGACCCTTCTCAAGTCCAAGCCCTTCTACACGCAACTCGAGAACGGCGAGGGCGACTTCACCGATGAGGAGCGGGAGAACCCTGAGGTCGTCATCGCGCGCCACCACGACGAGGCAAGTGAACGGCTGCGGGCCATAGTGGCAGAAGCCACGCGCTTTCTTGGCGAGCCCGATGAGCAGCGGGGGGACGCAAGCTGGTTGCTAGAAGACCGGACGATCTCTGTCAGGGAAGTGCAGTGGGATAAGGAAACCCCGATTGAGGTCAGCGTGGTGCTGCTGCCCCGGGGGTTGCAAGAATTGCCTTAGGACGTCCGGCCTGGACCTGCGGCGCACAGCACATGATCGGTCACTCCCTGACTGGCCAGCGGCTTGCGGTTTGTCCTCCAGGACGGAGAGGCACTTTGCCTGCACACCTTGAGGTGCGTTCACGGGGTGTTCTCACGCCTGCCCCTGTTAGGCTCCGCGCATGCGTTCCGTTCTTCCCTTGATTGCTGTCCTTGGATTCAGCATGCCGGCGTCCGCGGCGGTCGCGTGGGCCGGTGCGAACGCCTCCACAGCCGGGTTCGGCGTGCACGCCGGCGCGGCCCTCCTTCCAGTGCCCTTCCTGGGGACGGTGGGACTGGAAGGCAGTGCGGAGCGGCCCTGGCGCACCACGGAAAGTTCTTTCAACCGCTTTGCTGCGGGGGTAACCGTACGTGACCTGAACCTTCCCCTGACGCGGGTGGATGCCTTCGCTACGGTCGGCGGACAGCTGCTTGTGCCCGCAGGCAGCGGCGTGAACCGCTTCGCTCTGTATGGTGAGGGAGGGCTGCGTGGACCGGTGTTCGGCCCGGCCGGCTGGCGCGCTTTTGTCAGGGCCACCACGGCGGGTCAGGTCGCGGCGGGCGTGGGACTCGAACTCCGCTTCTGACGGCTGAACAGTAAGCGCGTGCACTCACGTGTGAGTGCACGCGGGCAAGGACTGATCAAGGCAGTGAGGGGAGCCCACCGCGCCCAGCCGTTCCAGCGGTGCTCCGCCAGGCGCACTGTTCAGGGCAGGTTTGACCCGCTGCCGCTGGGGGTGCTGCCTGTGTTCCTCTCGTCGCTGGGGTCCTCGTGCTCGAAGGTGGTGGCCTGGGTGCCGGGGCCGTCCTGCACTACACCAGGGTTGTCCCGGCGGTCCGGGATATGGCGCAGGCTTTCAGCGTCGCTGTGATGCTCCTGCGGGAGGTCGTGGGTTTCATCGCTTCTGTGGGCGTTGCCGGTCATGCGTGCCAGCGTACCGGGGGAAGGTCCGGGCGGCGTGTGCTGGGCCTCAAGGCCTGTTCAGGCCGGCCCTGGAAAGCAGACCGATGGGAAACGGGCCGCACTTCATGGAAGCGCTACAATTTCAGGACCAATGAAAAGACTGGCGACCCTGCTGACGGTCGCGCTGTCTGCTTCGGCAGCAGCGCAAACATCCCTTCCTGCCAACACCGCCCGGGTGCACTATCAGCGCACGGACGGCGCTTACACCGGCTGGGGCCTGCACGTCTGGGAGGACACCACCGCCCAGGTTGAGTGGAGCAGACCGCTCGCCCAGTCCGGGCGGGATGATTTTGGAACGTACTGGGACATTCCCCTGAAACCCGGCGCGCAGAAGCTCGGTTTCGTGATTCATCAGGGCGACACGAAAGATCCCGCCGCTGACCTGTGGTTCGACCTGGGCCGTGGCCGGGAACTGTTCGTGAAATCTGGCAGCACGAACGCCGCGTATGCGAAGGGTGGGCCGTTTACTGTGGACGCCAGCAAGGCGCTTCTGGCGCAGGCTCCCGCGGCGGCCCCGGCCGCGCCGACTGCACCGGCCACGGCCGCCCCGGTCGCCACCGCCCAGCCGGTCCCGAAGAACGTACTTCGCGTGCGGTACGTGCGCCCTGACGCCAAGTACGACGGGTGGGGCCTGCACGTCTGGGAGGACACCACCGCGCAGGTCGAGTGGAGCAAACCGCTCGCCCCGACCGGCGTGGACGCCGGCGGCGCGTACTGGGACGTACCGCTGAAAGCGGGTGCGGCGAAAGTCGGGTTCATCGTCCACAAGGGTGATGAGAAGGACCCAGGGGCGGACTTCTTCGCGGACCTCAGCAAGGGCAACGAGGTCACGGTCACGAGCGGCAAGTCGGACTTCGCGTACGGTGCGCCCGCCGCGCTCAGCGACCCGCCCGTGCCGGCGAATGTGGCGCGCATCAACTACTACCGCCCGGACGGCGCTTACACCGGCTGGGGCCTGCACGCCTGGGAGGACACCACCGCGCAGGTCGAGTGGGACAAACCACTGACACCGACCGGCACCAACTCGTTCGGCGTGTACTGGGACGTTCCCCTGAAGACCGACTGGAAGAAACTGGGGTTCATCGTGCACAAAGGCGACACCAAGGACCCGGGGCCCGATATGGTCCTTACCAGCGACATGGGCAATCAGGCCTGGATCGTGAGCGGCGGCACCACGGTGAACACCACCCGGCCAGACACGAGCGTGCGCCAGGTGGGGGATCTGAAGCGGCAGCAGGCCGTGATGCTTTCTCGGGATCTGATCGCCGTGAAACCGGAGTTCGTGCAGCCTGGAGCGCTGCTGACCCTCCACGCCGCGCAGGGCGGCAACCTGAAACTCAGCGCCGCCGGGGTGGACGGCGGAGAGACCGTGACCCTGGAAGAGGTGGAAGGAGGCCTGACGCCGGCACTGAAGGCAAAGGTGCCGTACCTCGCGGGGTATGCGCTGCTGCGCGTGCGCGCCGAGGACCTCGCCCGCGTGCCCGACGCGCTGCGCGGTCAGGTGGCCGTGAGCAGCGTCATGCCGGACGGCACGGTGCTGGACGCCACGGGTGTGCAGACCGCCTGGGCGCTGGATGACCTGTTCACCTACGACGGGCCGCTGGGCGTGGCGTGGCAGGGGAACATCCCGACCGTGCGCCTGTGGGCACCCACCGCTCAGGACGTGAAGCTTCGCCTGAGCACCTCTGGCGCGCAGGCGGAGACGGTCGTGCCCATGACCCGGGACGCGAAGGGCGTGTGGACCGTCCGGGGGGCGCCCGGCTGGAAGGGCGCCACGTACCGTTTTGAGGTGAAGGTGTACGCGCCGGACAGTGGCCGGGTTGAAACGAACCTCGTCACGGACCCGTACTCGGTGGCCCTGACGCGGAGCAGCGCGCGGAGCGTCCTGGTGGACCTGAACGACGCGGGTCTGAAGCCCCAGGGGTGGGACGCCCTGAAGAAACCGGCCCTGCGCTCGGTGAGCGACCTGAGTTTCTACGAGCTGCACCTGCGGGACTTCAGCGCAGCGGACGCCACCGTACCGGCCGCCCAGCGCGGCACCTACCTGGCGTTCACCCTGCCCGGCAGTGACGGCGTGAAGCACCTCAAGGCGCTGGCCCAGGCCGGCCTGAAGGCCGTGCACCTGCTGCCCACCTTCGACATTGCCACCATCAACGAAACGAAAACGGAATGGAAGGCCACCGGGGACCTGTCAAAGTTCGCACCGAACAGCGACGAGCAGCAGAAGGCCGTCACGGCCGTGAAGGATCAGGACGCCTACAATTGGGGATACGATCCGTACCACTACATGGTCCCGGAAGGCAGTTACGCCGTGAACCCGGACCAGCGCACCCTGGAGTACCGCCGGATGGTGGCGGCCCTCAACGGCATGGGGCTGCGGGTGGTTCAGGACGTGGTGTTCAATCACACGGCTGCCAGCGGACAGGCGGAACGCAGCGTCCTGGACCGAATCGTGCCCGGGTACTACCACCGCCTGAACGCCAACGGCGCCGTGGAAAACAGCACCTGCTGCTCGAACACGGCGACCGAGCACACCATGATGCGCAAACTCATGGTGGACACCCTGGTGCTGATGGCCAGGGCGTACAAGGTCGACGGCTTCCGCTTCGACCTGATGGGCCATCACATGGTCGCGGACCTGCAGGCGGCCCGCAAGGCCCTCGACGCCCTGACCGTGCAGAAGGACGGCGTGGACGGCAGGAGCATCTACCTGTACGGCGAAGGCTGGGACTTCGGGGAGGTGCAGGGCAACAAGCGCGGCGTGAACGCCACGCAGGTCAACCTGTTCGGCCAGGGCATCGGCACATTCAACGACCGTCTGCGCGACGCTGTGCGCGGCGGCAGTCCATTCGGGGCCTTCAGGATCAGGGCTTCGGCACAGGCCTGTTCGTCCTGCCCAACGGGCAGCCGCAGAACGCTGACCGGGACCGCGCGCTGCGCCTGGCAGATCAGGTGCGGGTGGGACTCACCGGGAACCTGCGCGACTACCGCTTCACTGACGCGACGGGCAAG from Deinococcus taeanensis carries:
- a CDS encoding ABC transporter permease; the protein is MTGRTHPLLGAWAALVYLFLYLPIVVLIVFSFNDSRFGATWAGFTTRWYAVLFARADVREALTHTLNVAVVSTLISTVLGTLVGLGLWRYTIHLRAALTGLLVLPIVIPDVVMGVSLLMFYAFVRAGLERAGWTFDNGFWTVLLAHVTFQISYVALTVRSRLAGYGPELEEAARDLGASGWQSFSKVILPLAMPGVLAGALLAFTLSLDDFVVTYFTSGSGFRTLPVLIYTNVKRGVTPDINALSALLVLVTVVAVIAANALLRPRRAP
- a CDS encoding ABC transporter permease, which codes for MLTVRRFFATLGPGVLWLTAFLVLPAAVMLTYSVLTRTDLAQVGAPWTLESWQRVFGYDALFQEWTGDNLRVLWRSVWVAALTSGLCALLGYPLAFFIARQDERRRNLLLLLLIIPFWTNFLIRVYAWILILRPFDLVPSLSATMLGMVYAFVPFFVLPAYASVEKIDWRLHEAAQDLGAPPARAFLSAVFPQTLPGLVAGVLLTFIPALGTFVVSDLLGGARAALVGNLIQNQFGQAGDWPYGSALSFLLMGVVLLGLWAYARAAGHKGLEELG
- a CDS encoding ABC transporter ATP-binding protein, which gives rise to MTFRGRRVRDLAADAAVSVTGLRKSYRGGAHGAPSVVLDSIDLDVRRGEFFSLLGPSGCGKTTLLRILAGFEHPDAGEVRIAGRDMRGVPPHRRDVNTVFQSYALFPHMTVQDNVAFGLRMKGVPAPQARERVMTALERVRIAQFATRRPDQLSGGQRQRVALARAIVNEPQVLLLDEPLSALDLKLRKELQVELAHLQETLGITFVFVTHDQEEALVMSDRIAVMNGGRLEQLGRAEDLYERPRTAFVANFLGSSNLIEGTVLNVQGRHATVQTAHGPLRTAHGAGLRAGQRVTLSVRPEKLRMERDEGTEGNEIRARVDDIVYTGAENQYLLQAGGQQLVVFQLNADIGADEDFDYEEDVTLYLPPDNLVVLEDA
- a CDS encoding sensor domain-containing diguanylate cyclase, coding for MPTLSLTALLSTAFAAIFLLFGLLETYLNTRAATQQLQAKVGQSLGQFAYEMTDKLDRGMFERARDLEILSALGDVQNVRAGGDQTRTLLDRLKSTFPSYAWIGLADPQGKVLVSTGGLLEGQSVATRPWFQGALKGPFAGDVHEAKLLAGLLPREGSEPLRFVDVATPVHNAQGRVTGVLGAHLSWTWAQEVRESLLQPVQDREQFEVFIVDRQGVVLLGPPDLQGQALPAALLERFPVSGYAVERWPDGRMYVTGSSRSRGYRTYTGLEWRVIVRQDTQVAFAGVGAFRRTSILLNVSLSVLFAALGLVLAHFIARPLRRLRAAAHAIEAGVLNAELPPVTAYAEARTLSLALQRLLEHLKRNERDLERRILDRTDALHRRTQEAETLSALSVLSTQHQDAAQLTAALAPLTAQACALDLVAWATVDGDTVTLRVLTEQNGAPAFPEAARSESAERSLHSVASALGQPLYVEAYAQQVQALPAAVAWGVRSAAYIPVCGPNGERTVLFAARCTDRPWTDADRRVLEAAARSVQISQERRASLLELEFAALHDRLTGLGNRRAFDQNLDQAVSASKRHQGTFGVMVIDLDGLKGVNDHEGHERGDALLREFAGALRTAFRNEDRIFRLGGDEYAVLLDRATVSGARTVLERVRAAVRLTRQAGFSQMDASAGIAFFPEDAWEAPALTRLADERMYEEKHDHRALRQHTTLTTPGEPTPTPALDS
- a CDS encoding DUF4384 domain-containing protein produces the protein MKHVLTTLTLAVTAAVASAQTAPRITSQSIIVNPVVSPLKVSVWTGKDTTGTKTPAYVAGDRITLNVKTTQDAYVYLFNVNHKGEIDLILPNRFATGANFVKANTTKSFPSAEDKFTFDIAGPAGLNKVLALASTTELDLTDIAQFKADQQTGFATVTVKGGQAGLAQALSIVVQPLKSQEWVTDVAQYEISAKVATPPVPVMTTTSTWKASFTSGMTLARVYDFYANQLRAEGYVLEEKVSSQLQVVGRFTLTDNVKARLTVKQRAAGRNTFDVVLVRQE
- the map gene encoding type I methionyl aminopeptidase translates to MSRVSLKSAREIEIMRRAGALVAETFRVLDPHVKPGATLQDLDRIAEEHIRRAGATPAYLGYGPKNNPFPGTICASVNEVICHGIPDGRILQSGDIIGVDIGVLLDGYYGDACYTYTVGQVTPEVQGLVDTTRDALNGALELVKPGARLGDLGHAIQSLAEGRGYGVVREYTGHGIGRRLHEEPTVLHYGARYTGLKLQPGMVFTIEPMVNLGRPETRLLADGWTVITADKSPSAQFEHTVVVTSGGHEVLTV